The genomic segment aaaaaatcagaatgaaaatgtacaacaaaaataaaatatcataaaactgCCAAACAGCTCATAAATAGCCTCAGGGATGATAAAACAACAAGTACCATTCAGTTCACTTAATCTAGTTCAAAAGCCTTACAGAATAAAAAAGTAGTCAGCTTATAAAGACTGCGATTATTTATCCCCCTGAAGGGGAGGGGTAGTAGAAAAAGTGTTCCTGTGGTTCTCTGCTAGTCTAACTTTAGCTAAAGCCAATTACTGAAGGGAAGGCACCATCCATTGATCTTAGACAATGCAAGTTTTGCTAACCATCCTGCGGTATCCTGAACCAGCAAATgcttccaaacagtcttcaagggcagccccaggtAAATATAAACTGCGGTAAGTTGCAGCTTCTTTGTGGGTGCATTCAGATGTGACGATAAGATATAGGCGGCAGTATACACCACAGTAAAACTGGCCTGCAAAACACAGGTGACAAAAACGCACCTACGCTTCTAGCTGCTTTTATTTCTTGTTCTGAATCCCAGGTGGTGCAGTTGGCAAGATTTGACCCCACTATGTCCCTGTGTGCCTACTTCTTTTGCAGGGGCCTGGGTTCTTGGGAGAGACAGCTGTTGATCCCCCCAAGACAGATCAGCCTCTGTCCGACACCATGAAGATGCAGATCTGTAAGGAGTCCCTGCAGGAAGGAGACAGGGAGGCTGATTTAATGGGTAAGGGTTCATGCACTTGAACTTCTGTGTAAACCCTTTTGGGCAAATtgatctcagggccaaactagatgttacggtGTCCACAGGTACAACCCATGGATGCCAACACCATTTTAGAACTtgtccatttaaaaatgctgcgagGACCTGATCCTGATCGGGCCTGCAACATAATGGGACCAGGTGACCAGCTCTACAGTGGCATCAGTGTCCATGGACTGGACTTGTTGATACCGTAACGTCTACTTTGGCATTTTGCATCATTGGCCTTAGCCttattgccagcgtggtgtgagagccagcgtggtgtagtggttaaaaacggtggtttggagtggtggagtctgatctggagaaccgggtttgattccccactcctccacatgagcagcggatgctaatctggtgaactggatttgtttccctactcctacacatgaagccagctgggtgacattgggcaagtcattctctctcagcctcacctacctcacaaattgtctgttgtggggaggggaaggtgattgtaagcttgtttgattttcccttaagtggcagagaaagtcggcatataaaaaccaactcttcttcttcctcctcctcctcctcatctcctgtgactggtgtggcccttttattcATCCTTGTTACTAGAGGTGAATAGTTGCCAAGAATCCAAGTGCAAGCCAtgtgcagatttatgccagtCATCTGAAACAAATTGCACAGGGTgatcctgtgtatatttattacttattgcaATGATCAGTAATCTTCATAACTGGCTGTTTACTGATCCCTTCCTCTGAATTTTGGCATAATCTGTCTCTGAAATTATAAAAGGTAAATGAGAGGCAGATGAGCAAGAGATTCTGTGACAGTTATGGTGATAGAAGGGGGCAGTGACCTCTCTGTGACTGGGAGAATGTGGGAAAGGTGCTCTTCTCCAGATAGAGAGCATCCTTTACAACCAACAGGGAAAACATGCGAGCTCTTTGATGCAttaacacctcttgattggaggGTCAATGTTCTGGTCTTGAATCCAGGACTTGGCACCCAGATTGGCTAAGGCCCAAGGAGTCCACGTGACTGACAAACTGAGTATTGGCTAAGCTGTTGTCtgaccttttcttcttcttttttttggggcGGGGGCTTTTTATGAATATGAAGGAAGATCTGGATCCTTTCCATGTAGGCTTCTTCCCCCCAGATACTTCATAGTGTTACTTGTCTATGGGTCTCCTTCTGTTTTACCCATTTCATGATTCTTTGTTTCTTCCAGCAATCAGTGTGAGAATGAATGAAAGTGAGGCAAATCATCAGCTGGAGAGACCAGAGCAAGTGGTATTCAACGGAGAATCATTGGAAGAGGACTTGTATCGGTGTCCTGAGATACCTGTAAATCAGCAGGTAACTAATCCTGGGGAAATATCGAGAAAAGCCCTTCTTTGTGTGGAAGGATCAGGTTGTGCAAGAAGCTTCCATGAGAGCTTTGACCCCTTGGATTGTAAGAAATTAGACCTGACAGACAAGTTGTACAAATGCTCTTTTTGTGGAGAACATTTCAAGCAGCGATCCTACCTCATCAGGCATGAGAGgacccacacaggagaaaaaccctACAAATGTTCagtgtgtgggaaaagcttcagccagaGATCTCACATAATTACGCATGAGAGaacccatacaggagagaaaccatacagGTGCTCagactgtgggaaaagcttcaaccGCAGAGCAAACCTCATGGCCCACgaaagaacccatacaggggagaaaccatatgaatgttCAGACTGTGGCAAATGCTTCAGCCAGAGCTCATGGCTGATGGCGCATAAAATAATCCACACTGGTGAGAAGCCCTACAAGTGTCAGGACTGTGGGAAGTGTTTCAATCACCGGTCGAGCCTCATTAAACATGAGCGGTCCCATTCGGAAGAGAAACCTTACGCTTGCTCAGAGTGCGGGAAGACTTTCAACGAGAGCTCTAAGCTTATcaagcatcaaagaatccacacaggagaaaaaccatataaGTGTCcccagtgtggaaaaagcttctgcTTTAGATCCAGCCTGAGTCAACATGAGAGAAcacacacgggggagaagccatacgaATGCTGtgactgtgggaaaagcttcaggcaGAAGTCACACCTGATCAGGCACGAGAGGATGCATACTGGTGAGAAACCCTACAACTGCTCGGACTGCCGGAAAAGCTTCAGCCGGAGCTCAGCTCTCATTGAACACAaaagaatccacacgggagagaagccATACAAGTGCTCACACTGTGGGAAGAGTTTCAACCAACGCTCATACAGTATCATCCATGAGAGaagccacacaggggagaagccatataaatgcttagactgtgggaaaagcttcaaccAGAGATCGCACCTTGGGATACATGAGAGGACCCATGTCAGCGAAAAACCTTAATGTCCCCTGTTCGTTGTGAAAATTTGTCAGATGAGTGCTCTGAACTTTAATGGAATTTGCAGCACTGACACAAGCGAGAAACAAAAGAGTGGGAAAGGTTTAGAGCTAGTTCTcgtaggttacccgggctgtgtaaccgtggtcttggtattttctttcctgacgtttcgccagcagctgtggcaggcatcttcagaggagtaacactgaaggacagtgtctcctcttcAGTGTTCAGTGTCTCCTCTTCAGTGTctcctcttcagtgttactcctctgaagatgccggccacagctgctggcgaaacgtcaggaaagaaaataccaagaccacagttacacagcccggataacctacgagaaccaatgaactctgactgtgaaagcctttgacaatgtttAGAGCTAGCATGGTTAGAGTGCCTGACTAGGATTTAGGAGACCCatgttcgaatcctcactctgctatagaagcttactgggtgactatgggccagtcagtctctctcagccttacctaccatTCAGGGCTGTTGTTTGAATacaatggagaagggggaaaaataatgtaagctgctttggattcccattggggagaaaagtggaatataaatttttaaaaagattaacaTTGAACCTGGACAGACACTGTAGCATTTTCAAACCTGGACTGAGCTTTCATATTTA from the Euleptes europaea isolate rEulEur1 chromosome 1, rEulEur1.hap1, whole genome shotgun sequence genome contains:
- the LOC130472826 gene encoding zinc finger protein OZF-like, with the protein product MTQTSPGGLHTESQLICFNLDNSVKMKEEMMARDTANLDSQPERFGLPGYQVAEDHQKGPGFLGETAVDPPKTDQPLSDTMKMQICKESLQEGDREADLMAISVRMNESEANHQLERPEQVVFNGESLEEDLYRCPEIPVNQQVTNPGEISRKALLCVEGSGCARSFHESFDPLDCKKLDLTDKLYKCSFCGEHFKQRSYLIRHERTHTGEKPYKCSVCGKSFSQRSHIITHERTHTGEKPYRCSDCGKSFNRRANLMAHERTHTGEKPYECSDCGKCFSQSSWLMAHKIIHTGEKPYKCQDCGKCFNHRSSLIKHERSHSEEKPYACSECGKTFNESSKLIKHQRIHTGEKPYKCPQCGKSFCFRSSLSQHERTHTGEKPYECCDCGKSFRQKSHLIRHERMHTGEKPYNCSDCRKSFSRSSALIEHKRIHTGEKPYKCSHCGKSFNQRSYSIIHERSHTGEKPYKCLDCGKSFNQRSHLGIHERTHVSEKP